TGGTGGATAAAGCGCGTAAAACTGCGTTGTTGAGCCACTTAATCCGTGAAAATCAGTGGGAACAGGTGTTGGTGTTCTCGCGCACCAAACACGGTGCCAACCGTTTGGCTGAAAAGCTCGAACGCGATGGCGTAACCGCTGCTGCGATCCACGGCAACAAAAGCCAAGGCGCACGTACCAAAGCACTGGCGGATTTCAAACAAGGCAATATCCGCGTACTGGTAGCGACTGACATCGCGGCGCGTGGCTTGGATATTGAGCAATTGCCACACGTCATCAACTTCGAGTTGCCGAACGTGTCGGAAGATTATGTGCACCGTATCGGGCGTACTGGGCGTGCGGGCGCAACGGGTGAAGCGATTTCCTTGGTCGAACCGGAAGAATACGGTTTTCTCAAAGGCATCGAAAAGCTCATTAAGCAGCAATTGCCCCGTGAACCGTTGCCCACGATCAGCGTTGCCCCGACCCGTGCGTTGACGGCCGCCGAGATTGCCAAAGATGCGGAAGCGGATCGTCCGCGCCCTGCGCAACATCGCCCCGCTAACCGTCGTAGCAGCTCGCAGAAGAGTGATGTCCGCAAAGCCGCTGGTTTGCCGCCGGTGAAGAAAGCCGAAGGTGCCGCAGCGAGCAAGCCGCGTCGCCGTCGCCCTAACAAGCCGAAAGCGGTCGCGTAAATAG
The sequence above is drawn from the Thiothrix subterranea genome and encodes:
- a CDS encoding DEAD/DEAH box helicase, encoding MLFSELGLSEPLLRAISEQGYDTPTPIQAQGIPAVLSGRDIMAAAQTGTGKTAGFTLPMLHLLSANGNAPKSNHIRALVLTPTRELAAQVGESVRDYGKNLPLTSTVVFGGVSANPQMMALRRGLDILVATPGRLLDLYDQNAVKFSQVEMLVLDEADRMLDMGFIRDIRKILALLPKRRQTLMFSATFSDDIVALTKGLLNNPVQISVSPRNAAANTVTQSVFLVDKARKTALLSHLIRENQWEQVLVFSRTKHGANRLAEKLERDGVTAAAIHGNKSQGARTKALADFKQGNIRVLVATDIAARGLDIEQLPHVINFELPNVSEDYVHRIGRTGRAGATGEAISLVEPEEYGFLKGIEKLIKQQLPREPLPTISVAPTRALTAAEIAKDAEADRPRPAQHRPANRRSSSQKSDVRKAAGLPPVKKAEGAAASKPRRRRPNKPKAVA